GAAGACTATAAGAATGTTAAAGCTCAAGAGGCAATGAGTAGATATATGTAGTTGAATAAAAAGAGAATAATTCCTAGGGATTACTCTCTTTTTTAATTCAGTATAAATTAATTTATTTGCTTTATTGTGGAAAATATACTATAATGTAGAGCTGAGTACTTTATAGAATTAAGAAAAATATTGGACTGAAATAATAGGAGTCCACTGTAATTGTATATTTTAACAAGGATGGATTAGATGAGATATAAGAGCGAAGATATTGATATGCTAATAGATTCACTAAAAATTGAAGAGGTTGTGGGAGAGTTTGTAGAACTTCATAAAACTGGATCAAGCTATAAAGGTTTGTGTCCATTTCACCCAGATACAACACCGTCATTTATGGTGAGCCCAAGTAAAAATATATGCAAATGTTTCGTTTGCGGTGCAGGTGGGAATCCTATTACTTTTTATGCCCGTTATAAAAAAATTAGTTTTATAGAGGCAGTAGAAGAACTTTCTAAAAAATATAATATTCCAATAAAAGCTTCAGGAGAAAGCTATAAGAAAAGAGAAAATAATGAAAAGTATTTTGAGATTATGAAAGAAGCTCATAAGTTTTTTCAGGACTATATCTTTTCAAATGCTGGACGTGAAGCACTAGATTACCTTGCTGGACGGCAGGTAACTCCTAAGATAATCAAAGAAAATGGCCTGGGACTTGCCCCAAATAGATGGAGTGATCTTAATGATTATCTTATAAGCAAGGGATATGAAGCAAAGGATCTGTTGGCCCTGGGACTTATAAAGGAAGGGGAAAATGGAACCACCTATGATGCATTTAGAAACAGAATAATGTTTCCAATCTACTCTATACAGGGGGAGATAATAGCTTTTGGAGGACGTACTTTAGAAAAGGACAAAGAGACTCCAAAGTATATAAACTCACCAGATACTCCTATATTCAAAAAAGGAAGAAATCTGTATGGATTAGAAAGAAGCGGTATAGTGAGAAAGAAAAACTATGCTATGCTTATGGAAGGTTATATGGACGTGCTTTCTGCATATCTATATGGATTTAATGTTGCTTTGGCACCACTAGGAACTGCCCTTACTGAGGAGCAGGGAATAATACTGAAAAGGTATACACAGAATATTATCTTATGTTTTGACTCAGATGGACCGGGACAAATGGCCACTGAACGGGCTGGATTAATATTGAAAAGTCTGGGATTCAACATAAGAGTATTACATCTTGAGGGAGCAAAAGACCCAGATGAGTATTTAAAACATTATGGAAAGGAGAGTTTTTTAAAATGTGTAAAGAACTCACTTGAAATCTTTGACTTTTTGTTTAAGTACTACTCTAAGGACTATGATTTTAAAAATGTTATTTCAAAACAGAATTTCATAAATCGATTTAAAGATTTTTTTCAGTGTGTAGATACTGAACTGGAAAAGTTTTTATATTTGGATAAGCTATCTAAGCAGGTAGATATTGACAAAGATGTACTAAAAGAAACCTTGATCGATAAAAATACAAAAAAATCAAGGAAATTTGACGAAGACTTAGTAAATATAACTAGACAACGTAGAGAAGGTATAATAAATCGGGTAGAAAAGGATACTTTAGTTGTGTGCCTGGCAAGACAGGAGTACTTCAAGTACTTTAAAGACAAGAATATAAAAGGCTCATTGACGACTAAAGTGTTCAAGTATCTAGATGAACATTCAGAAGAAAAAAGAAAAGTGATTATAAATGAACTTCCTGAAGCAGTTGAGCTTACAGAAATGGAACTGGAAGAATGGCAATTGGTCATCTGTTCACTATTGGAAGATTTTTCTGATGAAGATAAAATACAGGAATTGCTGAAGGAAACTTTTCTTTCGTGGTTTAACCAGGAAATAGAAGGAAGCTACACCACAGCTCAGACTTTGGATTGGCTAGCTGGACTCAAACTTACTCAGGATATAAGAAACCTGAAGGAAGAATTGGGTAACGCCAGTGATTTTGAAGAAATACTAGAAATCTATGCAAGATTTAAAAAGTTACTTGATCTAGAAGTTAATTAGAGGAGGCTCAGTAATGAGAGAGTTTATAAAAAATGAGAAAGTTCTTGCTCTAGTCAGAAAAGCTATGGAAGAAAAACGTATTACTTACGAAGAGATAAATAATAGTTTAAAAGGAGATTTTCCTGTTGATAAGATTGAGAAACTGATCAGCGGTATGATGGACCAGGGAATCGATATCATAAGAGAGGAAGATATCAAAAAAGAAGAAAAACTTAAAGAAGAGATAAAAACAAAAGCTAAGAAAAAAAGAGCAACAAAAACAACAACAAAAGCTAAAAAAGAGACAGCTAAGGATACAGAAGATAAAGAGGAAGAAAAAGAAACTAAGACAGCAAAAACTAAAAAAACTGCGAAAAAAACAACAAGATCAAGAAAGAAAAAAGATGAAGATTTAGAGGATGAAGTTGACGAAAAAGAAGATGCAGTTTTAGATGAGGATGCTGATGATTCTTTTGACAAAGATGATTTTTCCGAGGATGAGGACTTCGATGAGAGCGCTTTAGAAGAAAAAGCTGAAAACTTTGACGACGACGAAGAGTTAGATCATTTTAATCCAGACGACTTAGAAGATATTAACGACGAGGAGTTGATAAATGATGATTTATTTACTATCCAAGGAGATATGAAAGTGGACGAACCAATAAAAATGTATCTTCGTGAGATTGGACAAATACCCCTACTGACTCATGAAGAAGAAGTGGCATATGCCAAAAGAGCACTTGAAGGAGATGAATGGGCAAGTCAACAATTAATAGAGGCAAACTTAAGATTAGTTGTAAGTATTGCAAAAAAACATACAAATAGAGGGTTGAAACTCCTAGATCTTATTCAAGAAGGAAATATTGGTCTGATGAAAGCAGTTGAAAAATTTGAATATACTAAGGGGTACAAGTTTTCTACATATGCAACATGGTGGATTAGACAGGCAATTACTAGAGCCATTGCAGACCAAGGAAGAACAATTAGAATACCTGTACACATGATAGAGACAATTAATAAAATTAAGAAGGAAGCGCGTATATATCTTCAAGAAACTGGAAAAGATGCAACTCAGGAAGTATTAGCAGAAAGATTGGGAATGGAAGTTGAAAAAGTTAAAGCTATCCAGGAAATGAATCAAGATCCTATCTCTTTAGAAACACCTGTTGGAAGTGAAGAAGACAGTGAATTAGGAGATTTCGTTGAGGATCAAAAAATGCTAAATCCATATGAACTTACAAATAGATCCCTTCTAAGAGAACAACTAGACAGTGTATTAAATACATTGAGCAGTAGAGAAGAGAAAGTCCTAAGATACAGATACGGACTTGATGATGGATCACCAAAAACATTGGAAGAAGTTGGAAAAATCTTTAAGGTAACAAGAGAAAGAATCAGACAGATTGAAGTCAAAGCATTAAGAAAATTAAGACATCCTAGCAGAAGAAAAAAACTAGAGGACTTCAAAGTATAAACTTAAAAAAGAGGCTTAACTTTTTCAGAGCCTCTTTTTTGAATATATATAGAAAAATAAGGAGTATTTCATGGATATGATAAAAGTATTAGATTTTGAAAAAGAGATTGTAAAAAAATATATAGATGAAGAGCAGTTTATAGAATTTATGAAGGAAAATGGAAGTAAAAAACTTGATCTTGATTTTTCAAATCTTAAGTTAAAAGAGTTAAGTGAAGATGATGTTGAAAATTTAGGCGAAGAAACTGTTTTAGATTATTTAGAAGAGGTTGCAACAATCACTTTTGAAGATGAAGCTGAAGATGAGGAAGCAAAAGTAGTTAGAAATTTACCAGGGATAGCATCACTAGCTTTTCATTACTTAAGAGAGGGTGTAGCTTATTTAGATATAGTTCAGGAAGGGACATTAGGTCTTATTAAAGCTCTTGAAAACTATAGAGATGAAGATGGAGATTTTGATAACTATAAAAATTATTGGATAATCAGAGAGATGGTACTTTTTATCAATGGAAAAATCTCTGATATAAAAAATGAGTTTAGAAGTTATTTTAGAGATAAAAAAGAGCATTTTGGTCATGACCATGAACATGAAGAGGGACACGATGAAGAAACAGGTGAAGTGTTCTTAACAGAAAAGGATCTATTACCAAGTGTAGAAGCAATTGAAAAAAGAGAAAAACTTGTTGATAGAATCATTGAGTTTTCATATCTGAAAAATAGATTAAGTGATAGACAGATAGAAGTATTAAACCTGTATTTTGGTTTTGGAGTAGATAGAAGATACTCTATATTTGAAATAGAGGAGAAACTTAAACTTCAAAGTGGAGATGGAGAAAAGATATTTGAACAATCTTTATTTATACTTTCAACAGTGGAAGGAAAGGTATTTTTATGATAGTTAAAGATATAATAAAAATCTTTGAAGCTAAATATCCCAGAGCAAATGCTGAGGATTGGGATAATGTTGGATTATTAGTTGGAAATGCTAAAAATGAAGTGCTAAAGATACAGATTTCCATAGATGCTACTGAAAAAGCTATAGATCATGCTATTCAAAATGGAGTGGATCTTATTATCACCCATCACCCAATGATATTTAAGGGAATAAAGAGTATAGATTATTCAACAGTTCTTGGAAGAAAAATAATAAAGCTGATACAGAATGGAATTTCCCTTTATGCTATGCATACTAATCTTGATTCATCTAAAGAGGGATTAAATGAGTATGTAGCAACTCTTTTAGGTGCAACTGATGCTAAAATAGTAGATGAAAATCCAAATGATGAAGAGGTAGGAATTGGAAGATTTTTTACTTTACATGATAAAGTTTCAATAGAACGTTATGCTGATTTTGTTAAAAAGACACTTAAAATTGGGCATGTAAGACTTATATGTGAAGATAGAAAAAAAGAGATAAGAAAAATAGCAGTGGTAAATGGATCTGGAATGAGCTATTGGAGAAAAGTAAAATCTATGGGAGCAGATCTTTTGATAACTGGTGATATAGGTTATCACGAGGCATTAGATGCTAAGGAGAATAATCTTAATCTGATAGATATTGGACATTTTGAAAGTGAGATATGTTTTACTAGACTTTTGAAAAAAGAACTTGAAGATTTAAAAATAGAGGTTATAATTTATAATGATGGACCTGTATTTATAAGCTATTAAGGAGACTGATAATGAAAAGAATTCTATTTTTATTTTTACTTATAACAACTCTTGCTTTCGGGAAAATAAATGATACTTTATCTTTATTAACTGATGAACAAAAAGCTCAACTTGATACGCAAATTGAAAAAATTGAGGATGAAAGAAATATCTCTGTATATGTTAATACTTATTCAGCTGATGAAGGTTTTGTAATAGACAAGGTTCAAAAAGTTGTAGTGTTAAATTATATAAAGGGAGAAGATGGAAATCCTAAAATAGAGGTTAAATTCAGTAAGGATATGGAAATTGACGAGGATAC
This genomic stretch from Fusobacterium sp. DD2 harbors:
- the dnaG gene encoding DNA primase; the encoded protein is MRYKSEDIDMLIDSLKIEEVVGEFVELHKTGSSYKGLCPFHPDTTPSFMVSPSKNICKCFVCGAGGNPITFYARYKKISFIEAVEELSKKYNIPIKASGESYKKRENNEKYFEIMKEAHKFFQDYIFSNAGREALDYLAGRQVTPKIIKENGLGLAPNRWSDLNDYLISKGYEAKDLLALGLIKEGENGTTYDAFRNRIMFPIYSIQGEIIAFGGRTLEKDKETPKYINSPDTPIFKKGRNLYGLERSGIVRKKNYAMLMEGYMDVLSAYLYGFNVALAPLGTALTEEQGIILKRYTQNIILCFDSDGPGQMATERAGLILKSLGFNIRVLHLEGAKDPDEYLKHYGKESFLKCVKNSLEIFDFLFKYYSKDYDFKNVISKQNFINRFKDFFQCVDTELEKFLYLDKLSKQVDIDKDVLKETLIDKNTKKSRKFDEDLVNITRQRREGIINRVEKDTLVVCLARQEYFKYFKDKNIKGSLTTKVFKYLDEHSEEKRKVIINELPEAVELTEMELEEWQLVICSLLEDFSDEDKIQELLKETFLSWFNQEIEGSYTTAQTLDWLAGLKLTQDIRNLKEELGNASDFEEILEIYARFKKLLDLEVN
- the rpoD gene encoding RNA polymerase sigma factor RpoD; its protein translation is MREFIKNEKVLALVRKAMEEKRITYEEINNSLKGDFPVDKIEKLISGMMDQGIDIIREEDIKKEEKLKEEIKTKAKKKRATKTTTKAKKETAKDTEDKEEEKETKTAKTKKTAKKTTRSRKKKDEDLEDEVDEKEDAVLDEDADDSFDKDDFSEDEDFDESALEEKAENFDDDEELDHFNPDDLEDINDEELINDDLFTIQGDMKVDEPIKMYLREIGQIPLLTHEEEVAYAKRALEGDEWASQQLIEANLRLVVSIAKKHTNRGLKLLDLIQEGNIGLMKAVEKFEYTKGYKFSTYATWWIRQAITRAIADQGRTIRIPVHMIETINKIKKEARIYLQETGKDATQEVLAERLGMEVEKVKAIQEMNQDPISLETPVGSEEDSELGDFVEDQKMLNPYELTNRSLLREQLDSVLNTLSSREEKVLRYRYGLDDGSPKTLEEVGKIFKVTRERIRQIEVKALRKLRHPSRRKKLEDFKV
- a CDS encoding sigma factor translates to MDMIKVLDFEKEIVKKYIDEEQFIEFMKENGSKKLDLDFSNLKLKELSEDDVENLGEETVLDYLEEVATITFEDEAEDEEAKVVRNLPGIASLAFHYLREGVAYLDIVQEGTLGLIKALENYRDEDGDFDNYKNYWIIREMVLFINGKISDIKNEFRSYFRDKKEHFGHDHEHEEGHDEETGEVFLTEKDLLPSVEAIEKREKLVDRIIEFSYLKNRLSDRQIEVLNLYFGFGVDRRYSIFEIEEKLKLQSGDGEKIFEQSLFILSTVEGKVFL
- a CDS encoding Nif3-like dinuclear metal center hexameric protein; protein product: MIVKDIIKIFEAKYPRANAEDWDNVGLLVGNAKNEVLKIQISIDATEKAIDHAIQNGVDLIITHHPMIFKGIKSIDYSTVLGRKIIKLIQNGISLYAMHTNLDSSKEGLNEYVATLLGATDAKIVDENPNDEEVGIGRFFTLHDKVSIERYADFVKKTLKIGHVRLICEDRKKEIRKIAVVNGSGMSYWRKVKSMGADLLITGDIGYHEALDAKENNLNLIDIGHFESEICFTRLLKKELEDLKIEVIIYNDGPVFISY